In Fusobacterium periodonticum ATCC 33693, the following are encoded in one genomic region:
- a CDS encoding B12-binding domain-containing radical SAM protein, with protein MKITFILPAIGKKKGQRYIKTWKHMEPLMIAVLKSLTPNDIETNFMDDRNELINYDEKTDLVVISVETYTAKRAYEIAKKFREKGIKVLAGGYHPTVEPEECLENFDSIITGNAENVWLKMLEDCKNNNLQKKYIGTSTSFAMPDRSIYKDRKYSPLALIETGRGCNFSCEFCAIHSYYEKKYYRRPVEEVVQDIKNSGKKYVFFIDDNFVADHSYALEICKAIAPLKIKWVTQGAITMAKNHELLYWMKKSGCKMVLIGYESMNPNILKDMGKGWRSSVGEINELTQKIHSYGIGIYATFVFGFGDDSQEVFDETVKFAKKHSFFFAAFNHLVPFPKTGVYKRLKEEKRLLSDKWWLDSKYPYGRISFLPLDQTPDELSKKCANARKKFFEWGSILKRAIVQFKRSFDLGMFFIFLTQNFNLKNEVLEKYDLPYADNLDEMPK; from the coding sequence TTGAAAATTACATTTATATTACCAGCTATTGGTAAAAAGAAAGGACAAAGATATATAAAAACTTGGAAACATATGGAACCTTTGATGATAGCAGTTTTAAAATCTTTGACACCCAATGATATAGAAACAAATTTTATGGATGATAGAAATGAGTTAATAAATTATGATGAAAAAACAGATTTAGTTGTTATTTCTGTTGAAACATATACTGCTAAAAGAGCTTATGAAATAGCTAAAAAATTTAGAGAAAAAGGTATAAAAGTTCTTGCAGGAGGATATCATCCAACTGTTGAACCAGAAGAATGTTTGGAGAACTTTGATTCAATAATAACAGGAAATGCAGAAAATGTTTGGTTAAAAATGTTAGAGGACTGCAAAAATAATAATTTACAAAAAAAATATATAGGAACAAGTACATCATTTGCTATGCCAGATAGAAGTATCTATAAAGATAGAAAATACTCACCTTTGGCACTTATAGAAACAGGAAGAGGTTGTAATTTTAGTTGTGAATTTTGTGCTATACATTCATACTATGAGAAAAAATATTATCGTAGACCTGTGGAAGAAGTTGTGCAAGATATTAAAAATTCAGGTAAGAAATATGTATTTTTTATAGATGATAACTTTGTTGCAGATCATAGTTATGCCTTAGAAATTTGTAAGGCAATAGCCCCCCTTAAAATTAAATGGGTAACACAAGGTGCAATCACTATGGCAAAAAATCATGAATTGCTATATTGGATGAAAAAAAGTGGTTGTAAAATGGTACTTATAGGCTATGAATCAATGAATCCTAATATTTTAAAAGATATGGGAAAAGGTTGGAGAAGTTCAGTTGGAGAGATTAATGAACTTACACAAAAAATTCATAGTTATGGAATAGGAATTTATGCTACCTTTGTTTTTGGATTTGGAGACGATAGTCAAGAAGTTTTTGATGAAACAGTTAAATTTGCTAAGAAACATTCATTTTTCTTTGCAGCCTTTAATCACTTAGTACCCTTCCCAAAAACAGGAGTATATAAAAGATTAAAAGAAGAAAAAAGACTTTTAAGTGATAAATGGTGGCTAGATTCAAAATATCCTTATGGTAGAATTTCATTTTTACCATTAGACCAAACACCAGATGAACTATCAAAAAAATGTGCCAATGCTAGAAAGAAATTTTTTGAATGGGGTTCTATTTTGAAAAGAGCCATTGTTCAATTCAAACGTAGCTTTGATTTAGGAATGTTCTTTATCTTCTTAACACAAAATTTTAATTTAAAAAATGAAGTTTTAGAAAAATACGATTTACCTTATGCAGATAATTTAGACGAAATGCCAAAATAA
- a CDS encoding TerD family protein produces the protein MNNSINSIALRHFNGIYIAKNTGNNINETLSMAELATLIKKFEGYGYIFSKELAIAISKEERNTIIDKLKAVIKVIEDFKSDKNYTVFYKNFPDEVINMSEVDLYINQILHYWIGYLPSNSENVIKEDVEPSKLVKARELNLIDDEMIEKLFIDLLSSNVTLSEQYLDDVCVLTNNKSIKELEKYMEYIQMKETLTTVSSYILKKEGVLIGNFKTATDILRLITKISGDELNNKHIHFAYFSRTELSQLMTKLENLQNPMPDIKRYSKPWHTFFKLYAKKINFHKYPKVRNAVDMLFGDISYMTERGKINEQINRLSTMSEEDLDNLVKEFTIFYGDYVREILSLLNKAKENQYEKLLIGLENCVTKVNTRILFQLYDRIINLKAKDKTVPRLVNSKGKWRILQESINLSDELLNRVLQIVEDGIKTQLKEKESLGKVYIDKSYKDIMLTTSEKDSNVSLRPMTRGSRIKFNPNAEVLRFFVAWKNLDEKTLKELNTAYSKLDEKTLKELTPMYSRVDVDLSALTFNENLEFNDVVAYYNQKKSGFAFSGDITNAPEGALEYIDVFDLERLKKKGNRYILMQIRSYNGYTFEEINSVYAGVMELTSIEAKEKKNMYSTAITEGFQIVSSERTTNTILVDLKKFEYIWLDMNMDGYKLDVFQNALNCEEIPYLNDMLRYFSRKQYVTMYDLLKLNADVRGVLTKDKKEADIIFEKVDNKNNLALADILSNYL, from the coding sequence ATGAATAACTCAATAAATAGTATAGCCCTTAGACATTTTAATGGAATATATATAGCTAAAAATACAGGTAATAATATCAATGAGACATTGAGTATGGCAGAACTTGCGACTCTAATAAAAAAATTTGAAGGCTATGGCTATATTTTTAGTAAAGAGCTAGCTATTGCTATTTCAAAAGAAGAAAGAAATACAATAATTGATAAATTAAAAGCTGTTATTAAAGTAATTGAAGATTTTAAATCAGATAAGAATTACACTGTATTCTATAAAAATTTCCCTGATGAAGTTATAAATATGAGCGAAGTAGATTTATATATAAATCAAATTCTTCACTACTGGATAGGATATTTACCAAGTAATAGTGAAAATGTAATAAAAGAGGATGTTGAACCCTCTAAGTTAGTTAAAGCAAGGGAATTAAATTTAATTGATGATGAAATGATAGAAAAATTATTTATAGACTTATTATCAAGTAATGTAACTCTTTCAGAGCAATATTTAGATGATGTTTGTGTTTTAACTAATAATAAATCAATTAAAGAATTAGAAAAATATATGGAATATATTCAAATGAAAGAAACTCTTACAACTGTTTCAAGTTATATTCTTAAAAAAGAAGGAGTTTTAATAGGAAACTTTAAAACAGCAACAGATATTTTGAGATTGATAACAAAGATATCTGGGGATGAATTAAATAATAAACATATCCATTTTGCATATTTTTCAAGAACAGAGTTAAGCCAACTGATGACTAAACTTGAAAATTTACAAAATCCTATGCCAGATATTAAAAGATATTCTAAGCCTTGGCATACTTTTTTTAAACTTTATGCTAAAAAAATTAATTTTCATAAGTATCCTAAAGTAAGAAATGCTGTGGATATGCTGTTTGGAGATATTTCCTATATGACTGAAAGAGGAAAAATCAATGAGCAAATTAATAGACTTTCTACTATGTCAGAAGAAGATTTAGATAATCTTGTTAAAGAATTTACAATTTTTTATGGAGATTATGTAAGAGAAATTTTATCTTTACTAAATAAAGCAAAGGAAAATCAATATGAAAAATTATTGATAGGTTTAGAAAATTGTGTAACTAAAGTTAATACGAGAATATTGTTTCAACTATATGATAGGATAATCAATTTAAAAGCAAAGGATAAAACTGTTCCTCGTTTAGTAAATAGCAAAGGAAAATGGAGAATCTTACAAGAAAGTATTAATCTATCTGATGAATTATTAAATAGAGTTCTACAAATTGTAGAAGATGGAATAAAAACACAATTAAAAGAAAAGGAAAGTCTTGGAAAAGTCTATATTGATAAAAGTTATAAAGATATTATGTTGACTACAAGTGAAAAAGATAGCAATGTAAGTTTAAGACCTATGACAAGAGGTTCAAGAATAAAGTTTAATCCCAATGCAGAGGTTTTAAGATTTTTTGTTGCTTGGAAAAATTTAGATGAGAAAACTTTAAAAGAATTAAATACTGCATATAGTAAATTAGATGAAAAAACTTTAAAAGAATTAACTCCTATGTATAGCAGAGTAGATGTAGATTTATCAGCTCTTACTTTTAATGAAAATTTAGAATTTAATGATGTAGTAGCCTACTATAATCAAAAGAAATCTGGTTTTGCTTTCAGTGGAGACATTACTAATGCACCAGAGGGAGCATTAGAATATATTGATGTTTTTGATTTAGAAAGGTTAAAGAAAAAAGGGAACAGATATATCTTAATGCAAATTCGTTCATATAATGGATATACATTTGAAGAAATAAATAGTGTCTATGCTGGTGTAATGGAATTAACTTCAATTGAAGCCAAAGAAAAGAAAAATATGTATAGTACTGCAATAACAGAAGGATTTCAAATTGTATCTTCTGAAAGAACAACTAATACAATTTTAGTTGATTTAAAAAAATTTGAATATATTTGGCTAGATATGAATATGGATGGTTATAAGTTAGATGTATTTCAAAATGCTTTAAATTGTGAAGAAATACCTTATTTAAATGATATGTTAAGATATTTTTCAAGAAAACAATATGTTACTATGTATGACTTATTGAAATTAAATGCTGATGTTAGAGGAGTTTTAACAAAAGATAAAAAAGAAGCAGATATTATATTTGAAAAAGTGGATAATAAAAACAATTTAGCACTTGCTGATATTTTAAGTAATTACCTTTAA
- a CDS encoding lysophospholipid acyltransferase family protein, producing the protein MIILKLIFDFIIYLIFLIFIFIFKILPSKIKLKFSEFLGLLLYYLIPKGRKLSLRNLNLILNEQYNYNLTENQIKDIAIKSYKNTMKSFLLPFWIYEYGKKYPPIIHNLELLEKLKETNDRIILATLHYGFFHMSMYPIIDEPMFIIVRPVPNKFIEAYMNKIRFKKNMLSFTEQNIKALFKHKKSKGFFIMLNDVRKPDGEKVTFFNLPTTASGFTAFYSIRENLPIIVIHNEVDSNNICNIYINEIIYPENYTNKNDLTDKLLKVYEKIILNNPEQWYWFQDRWINKK; encoded by the coding sequence GTGATAATATTGAAACTAATATTTGATTTTATAATCTATCTTATATTTTTAATATTTATATTTATTTTTAAAATCTTACCTAGTAAAATCAAATTAAAATTTTCTGAATTTCTAGGACTTCTTTTATATTACTTAATTCCAAAGGGTAGAAAGTTATCTTTAAGAAATCTAAATCTAATTTTAAATGAACAGTATAATTATAATTTAACAGAAAATCAAATTAAAGATATTGCTATTAAATCTTATAAAAATACTATGAAATCTTTTTTATTACCTTTTTGGATCTATGAATATGGTAAGAAGTATCCACCTATCATTCATAACTTAGAACTATTAGAAAAATTAAAAGAAACAAATGATAGAATTATTTTAGCCACATTACATTATGGATTTTTTCATATGAGTATGTATCCTATCATAGATGAACCAATGTTTATAATAGTCAGACCTGTTCCCAATAAATTTATTGAAGCTTATATGAATAAAATTAGATTTAAGAAAAATATGCTTTCTTTCACTGAACAAAATATAAAAGCACTTTTTAAACATAAGAAATCAAAAGGTTTCTTTATTATGTTAAATGATGTTAGAAAACCTGATGGAGAAAAGGTAACATTTTTTAATTTACCAACAACAGCTTCAGGCTTTACAGCTTTTTATTCTATAAGAGAAAATTTACCTATCATTGTTATCCATAATGAAGTGGATAGTAATAATATTTGTAATATCTATATTAATGAAATTATCTACCCTGAAAACTATACTAATAAAAATGATTTAACAGATAAACTTTTAAAAGTTTATGAAAAAATTATTTTAAATAATCCAGAACAATGGTATTGGTTTCAAGATAGATGGATAAATAAAAAATAG
- a CDS encoding MBL fold metallo-hydrolase — MINKVKLGLNNLYLFENNNGDYLLLDTGLACKEDLILNKINKVIGDYNKIKVIVITHSHSDHIGNLKLLLDKIKREDKIVIAHSDAKDIMLSGEKIIPNGFYKLSKYISKKLKAKFSGNFQKGFENLSEEDLKNVIFLDFKDYEEFSLNEYGFENLKVIYTSGHSKDSISLVYNDDYLFCGDMVQNLFFKYPLIPLFGDDIEELISSWKKAIEKGYSRFYPATSKSYILREDLIKKLEKYE; from the coding sequence ATGATAAATAAAGTAAAATTAGGATTAAACAATTTATATTTATTTGAAAACAATAATGGTGATTACTTATTGCTTGATACAGGTTTAGCTTGTAAAGAAGATTTAATCTTAAATAAAATCAATAAAGTTATTGGAGATTATAATAAGATTAAAGTAATAGTGATTACCCATTCTCATTCTGACCATATTGGAAATTTAAAATTGTTGTTAGATAAAATTAAAAGAGAGGATAAAATTGTAATAGCACATAGTGATGCTAAGGATATTATGCTTTCTGGAGAAAAAATAATTCCTAATGGCTTCTATAAACTTTCTAAATATATTTCTAAAAAATTAAAAGCTAAATTTTCAGGAAACTTCCAAAAAGGTTTTGAAAATCTTTCAGAAGAAGATTTAAAAAATGTAATATTTTTAGATTTTAAAGATTATGAAGAGTTTTCTTTAAATGAATATGGATTTGAGAATTTAAAAGTAATCTACACTTCAGGACATTCAAAGGATTCAATTTCTCTTGTCTACAATGATGATTACTTGTTCTGTGGAGATATGGTTCAAAACTTATTTTTTAAATATCCATTGATTCCCCTTTTTGGAGATGATATTGAAGAATTAATTAGTTCTTGGAAAAAAGCCATAGAAAAAGGCTACTCTAGGTTTTATCCTGCTACTTCTAAAAGCTATATCTTGAGAGAAGATTTAATAAAAAAATTGGAGAAATATGAATAA
- a CDS encoding GNAT family N-acetyltransferase, with amino-acid sequence MNKIEFKIIKGNERSEEINEILNEEDMESSIQIRYIKYPTLFDSLKLDGVKEPLIVPGIDTTNNKIVGLGACTIFEDDIAYLNSFRIRKEYRNKVNFGNGYKKIIEELEKEGIDTIITTILDDNKMAKEILTKQRRNMPIYEFYKNITFYSIKNIKKNNIVIDDLYITEYKNFQIEIKNKPNKKYFVEDYKGIYKFLYKIRKMISFFGYPELPEKNTEMKFLYIDIIAKDNYYSNTLEAIKFLQNIGCSCDFFMIGTYENTSLDIQLKKIKSFKYKSKLYKVYYGEDKNKGKDIKFKFWNL; translated from the coding sequence ATGAATAAGATAGAATTTAAAATTATAAAGGGAAATGAGAGAAGTGAAGAAATAAATGAAATTTTAAATGAAGAAGATATGGAAAGTTCTATACAAATTAGATATATAAAGTATCCTACTCTGTTTGATTCATTGAAATTAGATGGAGTAAAAGAACCTCTTATTGTACCAGGAATAGATACTACAAATAATAAAATAGTTGGTTTGGGTGCTTGTACCATATTTGAAGATGATATTGCTTACTTAAACTCTTTTAGAATAAGAAAAGAGTATAGAAATAAGGTAAATTTTGGAAATGGCTATAAAAAGATTATAGAAGAATTAGAAAAAGAAGGGATAGACACGATTATAACAACTATTCTGGACGATAATAAAATGGCGAAAGAAATACTTACTAAACAAAGAAGAAATATGCCAATCTATGAGTTCTATAAAAATATAACTTTCTATAGTATTAAAAATATTAAGAAAAATAATATAGTTATAGATGACTTATATATAACAGAATATAAGAATTTTCAAATAGAAATTAAAAATAAGCCAAATAAAAAGTATTTTGTTGAAGACTACAAAGGAATATATAAATTTTTGTATAAGATAAGAAAAATGATTTCTTTCTTTGGTTATCCAGAACTACCAGAAAAAAATACTGAAATGAAATTTTTATATATAGATATAATTGCAAAAGATAATTATTATAGCAATACTTTGGAAGCTATAAAGTTTTTACAAAATATAGGCTGTTCTTGTGATTTTTTTATGATAGGAACTTATGAAAATACTTCATTGGATATTCAACTTAAAAAAATTAAATCTTTTAAATATAAAAGTAAACTCTATAAAGTATATTATGGAGAAGATAAAAATAAGGGAAAAGATATAAAATTTAAGTTTTGGAACTTATAA
- a CDS encoding GH3 auxin-responsive promoter family protein, which yields MLLKLYLYIIHSIFLLFYKKEYKKYMNSRNILEIQENKLKEILENNKNSLYGKKYNFNEIKTIEDFQREVPLTKYEDYLPYIEKIKNGEEHILTYEKVKMFELTSGSTSASKLIPYTDSLKKEFQAGIKVWLYSLYKKYPSLKFGKSYWSITPKVDFQHKENSVIPIGFEEDSEYFGRFEKYLVDSIFVNPKDIKNEKDMDRFYLKTLSTLVAEKNIRLFSFWSPSLLLLLIEYLEKNSEKILKTLNKKRREEVRKYIETKEYYKIWKNLRLISCWGDSNSTEYLKKIKEIFPNTVIQEKGLLATEGFISFPDTEENLSKLSIYSHFFEFLSLDNNRIYNTSEIEINKRYELIITTSGGLYRYCIGDIIEVISIENNVPYIKFLGRKGAVSDLFGEKLEESFLKNIMQTYKQKIDFYMFAPSKNHYILFIKTDKKINIEDLESKLRENFHYDYCRKLGQLKEIKIFILTGNPEREYIEACQNKNQKLGNIKMAALSKESGWENIFTGYFQESEEK from the coding sequence ATGTTATTAAAACTTTATCTATATATTATTCATAGTATATTTTTACTCTTTTACAAAAAAGAATATAAGAAATATATGAATAGTAGAAATATTTTAGAGATACAAGAAAATAAATTAAAAGAGATTTTAGAAAACAACAAGAATTCTCTTTATGGGAAAAAATATAATTTCAATGAGATAAAAACTATTGAAGATTTTCAGAGAGAAGTTCCACTTACAAAATATGAAGATTATCTACCCTATATAGAAAAAATAAAGAATGGCGAAGAGCATATACTGACTTATGAAAAAGTTAAGATGTTTGAATTAACAAGTGGTTCAACTTCCGCAAGTAAATTAATTCCATATACTGATAGTTTAAAAAAAGAATTTCAAGCTGGGATAAAAGTTTGGTTGTATTCCCTATATAAAAAATATCCTAGCTTAAAATTTGGAAAAAGTTATTGGAGTATCACACCAAAAGTAGATTTCCAACATAAAGAAAACTCTGTTATTCCAATAGGTTTTGAAGAAGATAGTGAATATTTTGGGAGATTTGAAAAATATTTAGTGGATTCTATCTTTGTAAATCCTAAGGATATTAAAAATGAAAAAGATATGGATAGATTTTACTTAAAAACTCTTTCCACTCTTGTTGCAGAAAAAAATATTAGACTTTTTTCATTCTGGAGCCCTAGTTTACTTCTCTTATTGATAGAATATCTAGAAAAAAATTCTGAAAAGATTTTAAAAACTCTTAATAAAAAAAGAAGAGAAGAAGTAAGGAAATATATAGAAACTAAGGAATATTATAAAATATGGAAGAATTTAAGACTTATTAGTTGCTGGGGAGATAGTAATTCAACGGAATATCTAAAAAAGATTAAAGAAATTTTTCCTAATACAGTAATTCAAGAAAAGGGTTTACTTGCAACTGAAGGATTTATCTCATTTCCAGATACTGAAGAAAATCTTTCAAAATTAAGTATTTATTCACATTTTTTTGAATTTTTATCTTTAGATAATAATAGAATTTATAATACTTCAGAAATTGAAATCAATAAAAGATATGAACTCATTATTACAACTTCTGGAGGTTTATATAGATATTGTATAGGAGATATTATAGAAGTTATTTCTATTGAAAATAATGTACCCTATATAAAATTTCTTGGAAGAAAAGGGGCAGTATCTGATTTGTTTGGAGAAAAACTGGAAGAAAGTTTTTTGAAAAATATAATGCAAACTTATAAACAAAAAATAGATTTCTATATGTTTGCACCATCTAAAAATCACTATATACTTTTTATTAAAACTGATAAAAAAATAAATATTGAAGATTTAGAAAGTAAATTGAGAGAAAATTTTCACTATGATTATTGTAGAAAATTAGGACAATTAAAAGAAATAAAAATATTTATATTAACTGGCAATCCTGAAAGAGAATATATAGAGGCTTGTCAAAATAAAAATCAAAAATTAGGAAATATAAAAATGGCAGCACTTTCAAAAGAAAGTGGCTGGGAGAATATCTTTACTGGATATTTTCAAGAAAGTGAGGAAAAATGA
- a CDS encoding B12-binding domain-containing radical SAM protein gives MKIAFLAPAGAMHRFNGSFGKSLHYAPLTLTTLAALIPESLNAEAKIYDETIEKIPLNLEADIIVMTSITGTSQRCYAYADYFRKRGIKVVLGGVHPSLMPEEASQHADVVMVGFAEQTFPQMLLDFKSGNLKRMYIQDKEFNLENKVIPRRELLQKDKYITTATVEVVRGCSLPCTFCAYPTAFGRKIYKRPIKEVLSEIEMFSEKIILFPDVNLIADREYAMRLFKEMKSLNKYWMGLVTSSVGIDENMIKTFADSGCKGLLIGFESITQESQSYINKGINKVADYAELMKKLHDYGILVQGCFAFGSDEEDTSVFERTVEAVVKAKIDLPRYSILTPFPKTQFYAQLEAENRIFEKNWAMYDVEHCVFTPKKMTVEELEKGTAWAWRETYSMKNIFKRLAPFTHSPWISLPLNIAYRKYADKYEHFTREVMCDNSDIPLIFEKQ, from the coding sequence ATGAAAATAGCTTTTTTAGCACCTGCTGGTGCAATGCACCGTTTTAATGGAAGTTTTGGAAAGAGCTTACATTATGCACCATTGACATTAACAACTTTAGCAGCACTAATTCCTGAAAGCTTAAATGCTGAAGCAAAAATTTATGATGAAACTATTGAAAAAATTCCTTTAAACTTAGAAGCTGATATAATTGTTATGACTTCTATCACAGGAACATCTCAAAGATGTTATGCCTATGCAGATTATTTTAGAAAAAGGGGAATTAAAGTTGTTTTAGGTGGAGTTCATCCATCACTTATGCCAGAGGAAGCTTCTCAACATGCAGATGTTGTAATGGTAGGTTTTGCTGAACAAACATTTCCACAAATGCTTTTAGATTTTAAAAGTGGAAATTTAAAAAGAATGTATATTCAAGATAAAGAATTTAATTTAGAAAATAAAGTAATACCTAGGAGAGAACTTTTACAAAAAGATAAGTATATTACAACAGCAACTGTTGAAGTTGTAAGAGGTTGTTCTTTACCTTGTACTTTCTGTGCTTATCCAACTGCTTTTGGAAGAAAAATTTATAAGAGACCTATAAAAGAAGTTTTAAGTGAAATTGAAATGTTTTCTGAAAAAATTATTTTATTTCCAGATGTAAATTTAATTGCAGATAGAGAGTATGCAATGAGACTTTTTAAAGAAATGAAATCTTTAAATAAATATTGGATGGGACTTGTAACTTCTTCTGTGGGTATAGATGAAAATATGATTAAAACTTTTGCTGATAGTGGTTGTAAAGGGCTATTAATTGGTTTTGAGTCCATCACACAAGAATCGCAAAGTTATATCAATAAGGGTATAAATAAGGTTGCTGATTATGCAGAACTTATGAAAAAACTTCATGACTATGGAATTTTAGTACAAGGATGTTTTGCCTTTGGAAGTGATGAAGAAGATACTTCTGTATTTGAAAGGACTGTTGAAGCTGTTGTTAAAGCTAAGATTGACTTACCTAGATACAGTATTTTAACTCCTTTCCCTAAAACACAATTCTATGCTCAACTTGAAGCAGAAAACAGAATATTTGAAAAGAATTGGGCTATGTATGATGTGGAACACTGTGTATTTACTCCTAAGAAAATGACAGTTGAGGAATTAGAAAAAGGTACTGCTTGGGCTTGGAGAGAAACATATAGTATGAAGAATATTTTTAAAAGATTGGCTCCATTCACTCATAGTCCTTGGATATCTTTACCTTTAAACATAGCTTATAGAAAATATGCTGATAAGTATGAACATTTCACAAGGGAAGTTATGTGTGATAATTCTGATATACCTTTAATATTTGAAAAACAATAA
- the nagE gene encoding N-acetylglucosamine-specific PTS transporter subunit IIBC, whose protein sequence is MFSYLQKIGKALMVPVAVLPAAAIMLGLGYWIDPTGWGANSQLAAFLIKAGAAVIDNMPILFAVGVAYGISKDKDGAAALAGLVAFEIVTTLLSKGAVAQIMGIDPEQVHAAFGKVNNQFIGILCGVISGELYNKFHKIELPKFLAFFSGKRFVPIITSVVMIVVSFILTYIWPVIFGALVSFGTSIAKLGPIGAGIYGFLNRLLIPVGLHHAVNSVFWFNVAGINDIGRFWGAPEMAYADLPEILQGTYHVGMYQAGFFPIMMFGLLGACLAFIQTSKPENRNKIVSIMVAAGFTSFLTGVTEPIEFAFMFVAPVLYLVHALLTGLALFLAASFNWMAGFSFSGGFIDFFLSLKNPNAQSPFMLVVLGLVFFVIYYFVFLFVIKAFNLKTPGREESEEEKEEAVRVNTSNTALAESLATYLGGADNVVEVDNCTTRLRLKVKDSDKIQDSEIKKLVPGLLKPSKEAVQVIIGPHVEFVATELKRILNK, encoded by the coding sequence ATGTTTAGTTATTTGCAAAAAATAGGTAAAGCACTTATGGTTCCAGTTGCCGTTTTACCAGCAGCAGCTATAATGCTAGGATTAGGTTACTGGATAGATCCAACTGGGTGGGGTGCAAACAGTCAATTAGCAGCCTTCTTAATAAAAGCAGGGGCAGCAGTTATAGATAATATGCCAATATTATTCGCAGTTGGGGTTGCTTATGGTATTTCAAAGGATAAAGATGGAGCAGCAGCACTTGCTGGATTGGTTGCGTTTGAAATTGTAACAACATTGTTATCTAAAGGTGCAGTAGCACAAATAATGGGAATAGACCCTGAACAAGTGCATGCAGCTTTTGGAAAAGTTAACAACCAATTTATAGGTATACTTTGTGGGGTTATATCAGGGGAATTATACAATAAGTTCCATAAGATTGAACTTCCTAAATTCTTAGCTTTCTTTAGTGGAAAGAGATTTGTTCCTATTATAACATCAGTTGTTATGATAGTAGTATCTTTCATTTTAACTTATATTTGGCCAGTTATATTTGGAGCTTTAGTAAGCTTTGGTACAAGTATTGCTAAATTAGGACCAATTGGAGCAGGTATCTATGGATTCCTTAACAGATTATTAATTCCTGTAGGATTACACCATGCAGTAAACTCAGTTTTCTGGTTTAACGTTGCAGGAATAAATGATATAGGAAGATTCTGGGGAGCACCAGAAATGGCTTATGCAGACTTACCAGAAATATTACAAGGAACATATCATGTTGGAATGTATCAAGCAGGATTCTTCCCAATAATGATGTTTGGACTTTTAGGAGCTTGTTTAGCATTTATACAAACTTCTAAACCAGAAAATAGAAATAAAATAGTTTCAATAATGGTAGCAGCTGGATTTACAAGTTTCTTAACAGGAGTTACTGAACCAATAGAATTCGCATTCATGTTCGTTGCACCAGTTTTATATCTAGTGCATGCATTATTAACAGGGCTTGCTCTATTCTTAGCAGCTTCATTTAACTGGATGGCAGGATTCAGTTTCTCAGGAGGATTTATTGACTTCTTCCTATCTTTAAAAAATCCTAATGCTCAAAGTCCATTTATGCTAGTAGTTTTAGGTTTAGTTTTCTTTGTAATTTACTACTTTGTTTTCTTATTTGTTATAAAAGCTTTCAATTTAAAAACTCCAGGTAGAGAAGAAAGTGAAGAAGAAAAAGAAGAAGCTGTAAGAGTAAATACATCTAATACGGCATTAGCAGAAAGTCTAGCAACTTACTTAGGTGGAGCAGACAACGTAGTTGAAGTTGACAACTGTACAACAAGACTTAGATTAAAAGTTAAAGATAGTGACAAAATTCAAGATTCTGAAATAAAGAAATTAGTTCCAGGTCTTTTAAAACCTTCAAAAGAAGCAGTACAAGTTATAATAGGACCACATGTTGAATTTGTTGCAACAGAATTAAAAAGAATATTAAATAAATAA